Below is a genomic region from Ziziphus jujuba cultivar Dongzao chromosome 7, ASM3175591v1.
agaaatcattgttGTAAGAGTGTTTATCATATATGAAATTTGAAAAGGAAGCATATAGATAGGGATGAGTGAGAATGCTAAATTGGGGTGAATGTAAAAAGAAATGAACAAGGATTTTTGTAAGACTTTGGCTATTTATCACGAGTAATAATGGTCTAAGATCATTGTTTATATAGCCATTGCTTATTTGTTGCTTgtaattattcaataatttcttaacataaaaatttaatttgagaaaataatttttttgctcAGAACATCTTCAAGGATGGATAGATAGTCAATGAAATTGTTTTTCATagtaataacataaaaattgtttacagctactaattaattaaatgttttattaatttattttcttgtttgaaATAATTgactttctcaaaaaaaaaatttatttttttaaaaatttcataaaataaaaagtcacatGAACAATATCtgcataaatttaatataatatttaaacaaactattgaagagtttttttttttttaaatagctgtttatttttattttaattggaaaaaaaatctaataataataaacataatcaCTAAATATATTCTCATTAATtgcttaaattattaaataatatattgattCCACTAGTAAATGTTATGCTttgtaacaaaataatattttcttataatatCTAATCTGAACGATGGTGACATCCGACGACtggttaaaaattatttaagtaCGGGATCttaccttccttttttttttttttttcttttttgtatatatgtaatatttagtTTCCAATTCAACGggaaaacataaaacaaaaaagaaaaaagaaaaagaaataaaatagacTTTAGAAGAAAGACGAAAGAAGTCACAATGAAGTTTGCCAAAATATTTTGGAAAGTATGGTAGTGCCTTCCAAAAGTTTTTCAGTGCTGATCTGATCTTACCATGTGCTTTTAAAAGATCgagatatattttctttatctttataaatataGGTGAGACCATAATTGAGCTTGTCCACTACATCCTTATCCATGACTTCCAATTCCCTTGTCACTGTGTTGTTGCTCCTCGCTATGTTATTCATTAGTGAGGCAGCTCAACAGCCATCTTCTCCTATCCAAATTAAACTCGGCTCAAAAATTTCTCCGAAATCTGATTCCAGCTCATGGTCTTCTCCTTCTAGTAAATTTAAATTTGGCTTTTATGAACAAGGGGATGGCTTTGCCATTGGAATTTGGTTGGTGGGAAGAGATTATATTACAGTTGTGTGGACCGCTAATCGTGATGATTCCCCCGTCACCTCATCTAATGCTACACTTTCACTGGATGAAAATGGGAAGCTTCTCCTGAGAACTAATGATGGTCGGAAAGAGAAACTCATTGCAAATACAACCTCCTCTGCTACCTATGCTTCCATGCTTGACTCCGGCAATTTTGTTCTAAGTAATCATTCCGGCCATGTCATATGGGAAAGTTTCCAAAATCCTACCGACACTCTTCTTGGAGGTCAAGTTCTTCTTTCAGAGCACCAGTTGTTCTCTAGTCTATCTGAGACTGACCGTTCAACAGGACGGTTTCGTCTCAAGATGCAGGTTGATGGTAATCTAGTCCTCTACCCACTAAACAGTGATGATATACGTGCGAATGAATACTGGAGTTCAGCCACAGCCGACGGCCACTTCAACTATTGCCTGTATGTTAACACAACTGGAGAACTATCCATTGGCAACGGTTCTTTTTTTCGTTCGCCCTTGTATTATCCATCTTCAAAAGGCAACCAAAACGGTATAATATATCGTGCAACGATTGATGCTAATggtatatttaagttgtattCTCATACCCCAGATAAAAATGGAAAGCTCAACGAACCTGATATGATGTGGTCGGCCTTGAAGAATCCATGTGAAGTAAAAGGTTTTTGTGGGCTTAACAGCTTTTGCACATTTTTTGACGACCAACCCAATTGCATTTGTCTTCCTGGTTCTGATTATGTTGACTTCGACAAGAAAACTCTTGGCTGCTTGAATAACTATTCCGATGGAGGGTGTATAGGTGGGAAAGTAAACGTAACGCATTATGGTATAGCAAAAATGGAGAATATAATGTGGCAAGATATTGGTTATATGGAAGCATCCATGTCCGTGGAAGAATGCAACAATTCGTGCTTGATAGACTGCAACTGCGGGGCAGCTCTGTTCAAGAAAGATGATCGTGAAAACGATGTCTGTATGAAACAAAAGCTCCCATTGAGATATGTTAGAAGGGTTGATTACGAGGATGATCCCACAACGGCTTTCTTCAAGGTGGACACATCTAAAACCAGAAATGATTCCATTGACGAGCATCCAAGAGTCGACGGCTTAAGCAAAAATGATTTGATGAGAACtcttgttttggtttttggtaCGGTCATTTTTTCATGTGTTTCCATCTCAATTTCATGcctttacatttttaaaattcgaTTTCTGAAGTACAAAAGGCTGAGAAAGATTAAGGGACAATTTGGCTTGGCCGATGAGGAGCTTACTTTGAGGGTTTTTTCATACAATGAGCTTAAGAAAGCAACAAACAGTTTCAAAGAAGAGTTGGGAAAGGGCTCGTTTGGAGCAGTTTACAGAGGGGCTTTAAACAAAGGTAGAAAACTTATTGCCGTGAAAAGACTTGAGAAGTTTTTTGAAGAAGGCGAAAGAGAGTTTCTAGCGGAGATGCAAGCAATCAGCAGAACAAACCACAAGAACTTAGTCCGGTTGATCGGTTACTGTGCCGAGGACTCAAGAAGGCTCCTGGTTTACGAATACATGAGCAATGGTTCTCTTGCAGACCTTCTATTTAAAAAAGCAAATCCTCCATGTTGGGAAGAAAGAGTGAGAATTGCAATAGATGTTGCCAAAGGCATTCATTATCTACATGAAGAATGTAAGAAGACCATCATTCATTGCGACGTGAAACCTCAAAACATTTTGATGGATGATTTCTGGACTGCCAAAATCTCGGACTTCGGGCTAGCAAAATTGTTGATGCCCGATCAAACAAGAACTTTCACTGGGATCAGAGGGACAAGAGGATACTTAGCCCCAGAATGGCAGCAGAACACTCCAATAACTGTGAAGGCAGATATATATAGTTATGGAATAGTACTGTTGGAGATTATATGCTGCAGAAGGAACTTAGAAGTACATGTTCCAAATGCGGAAGAGATCGTTCTTTCATATTGGGTTTATAAGTGCTTTGCAGGTAGAGAGCTGGGTAAGCTTGTGGTGGGTGAAGATGTGGACAGAAGGACATTAGAGAAGATGGTAAAAGTGGGATTATGGTGTATTCAAGATGAACCAGTTCTTCGTCCTTCAATGAAGAGTGTAGTGCTTATGTTGGAAGGCATTACTGATATTTCTGCTCCTCCATGCCCTACTTCTTCGTCCATGTGAGCCTCAACACTTGGAGGGAATCAATTACCAGTGGCTTCTTTATTATCGACATCTTTCTTTCGTTagtaatgtaatttttttattttattttttttgttttttgtgggTTGGGGGAGGGGGATATGGAGAGATGGCTTAATTTCATgtaatactttttcttttctttagttGGGATTTGCATCTGCGTATGTAGTTCTATGTTTTATGAAGAAATTGGCACAAGCGCTAGTGACGTTGATTCCACATAtgggctttttgtttttttaaccaaCCAAATATATGGGTGCCTAATGTCACGGTCCTatattttatgcagcggaatagaccgtgcggcgccaagactctccagtcatggccagccttttcactatccgagttcatatatcgacccatctgataccaattgtatgctcatgaggttcccatagtcgtcttggctcatgtcgctcagcaagctagcccgatggccttgcacccactcggtagcttgttactcaatcttgtgccaagatctagccagcaacccatctcttcactcgggccttggtccatgcacatctcgaatagcatccgaccctagagcatgcacaccagcatcgtgccaacatgccctcaggatagcaacacaagattggaagcccacatatgaatgtcacccgatggcacggtgtcgccccgtccgtgcctatttagcttccgaccctcttgagcgaggcagaacccgagcccccgctcattggcacatttgccacaaccttgtaacaaaggcctacgtgtgttcttggcatagccgatagaaaacggcatagcgaatgctacacttagcctctgacacaggagtgacgcgcaataccagctcatagcgcctaccggtactgtcctcgggactccctgtccctcggagacataagaccacctccgtggcactttatgtccgccccatggcttgccgtcgcccatgggaagctcgcttagcccaagctcgaagccggagccgggggccgtggagagccaacacggaccacccccctaaagagcttattgagccatttcctttctggcacccatagatatcactttgtgtgaggaatcataatggggttttctctagcaaaccttcacatcttggcttgccattcgatatgcaccatcctagtgacattcttaagaacttcccacggcccgggatcgaagatcccgaccttcaaatatttacgaaaatgccactaggccattccaaaggtgcggaccgttacatcctcccccacttcattacgtcgatgccctcatcgacgtgcccgcttgctatcttcaagactcctgcactccgcgcaacacctttcatccacataagctcttcaggctcaaactcaagatcctgcatacttcgtccctctacctctgtagaatcaccctctgtgacgaccttcgcgcgcccactcttggacttggccaaggacctattgcatgcattcacccaaactcaagcttCCCTCAAAACAtgcacctccttgtgcataaattagtgcTTCGCCCCGCACTTTCAGCTCCATATGCAGATGGTGTCCCCCTCGGACGAATTCTGCCTTTTGTATATCTCGCTGGCACCCTAGCCAGATTCATGTCCCCCTTGGACAAATGCTCTCCGAGCTCCAAAGTAAGGCACTCTCTTGCCTTCAAGGTCCTCCCGTGGACCGAACTCTACCAAATAATCCGATGGTGACATTGACCCTCTCATCGAGCACACCGTCTCCTCTCAGGTGGTGCCCCTACGTCAACTATCCCAACGGTACCCAAACTCGAGAGTTCTTCATGTGGTAGTTCTCCTCCCTCTTGAACTCCACTTCATGCTTTTTCGGCACTCTGTTGCCGTGACGAGCTAAGTTTCCCTTCTTAGCTCTTGTTCCCGCGCTCAAGTTTCCATCTCCaagatggtgatgtgctagcaattctcaagctagctttgccttctccaaaggcaaatttatgcacaacatccctcgagtgtgcatctcaaatttccatctccacgatggtaatgtgctagcaattctcaagctagctttgccttctccaaaggcaaatttatgcacaacatccctcgagtgtgcatttatccttgtggcttccaaagccaacccttgcgcaagtggcatcctcttcccgacgagttaccacatcttgaatggagGTCCTCTCTTATGCGACCTCcttatttcggctgttgacacctagtgtcaccttgaactaagtcccttccttagttctttgcctcggtcttgctcacttttgtatctcggctcctcctctgagccagttttgccctctggcaaatttacAGTGCTCCACGCATCCACTCGTCTTGACTTCTCATTCGCTTCGACAAGGTTGTCTTTTCTCTTGGACAAACGTGGCCTCTGCCACCCAGCCGCACTGGCTTGCTCTTCCTTCCCCACTCTTTGTGGCTGTCAAGACTCTTCGTCAAAATGgatctatttttggtattttctgtaATTCTTAAGACCAATACCCCAAAAGAAACACATGGCTAACAAGCCCTCAATTATTCAAGAGAACTGCACTACTTACGGCTTGTGCTCTCATTTAACGACGCATGAATTCCTTTCTGAGCACCAGTCACTTATTCCAAATGCTTGTCCCATTCATGAACTTCGCATTTGCCTCGCTGCTCGAGCATCCAGTTAAAGATATTTGTATCGCACACTGGTACTCGTTTGGTGAACATCCCCACATCATATTCAAGTTGGGCATGCTGCCACAACTAACCACGCTCCATGCAAGAACGCCCCCTTCACAGTAGCATCGGGGTTCTacggatccaagcatcaccaaccaataccatccgttcctcggttcgcctattgcaggacaaaccgggctttgataccacttgtcacggtcctacattttatgcagcggaatagaccgtgcggcgccaagactctccagtcatggccagccttttcactatccgagttcatatatcgacccatctgataccaattgtatgctcatgaggttcccatagtcgtcttggctcatgtcgctcagcaagctagcccgatggccttgcacccactcggtagcttgttactcaatcttgtgccaagatctagccagcaacccatctcttcactcgggccttggtccatgcacatctcgaatagcatccgaccctagagcatgcacaccagcatcgtgccaacatgccctcaggatagcaacacaagattggaagcccacatatgaatgtcacccgatggcacggtgtcgccccgtccgtgcctatttagcttccgaccctcttgagcgaggcagaacccgagcccccgctcattggcacatttgccacaaccttgtaacaaaggcctacgtgtgttcttggcatagccgatagaaaacggcatagcgaatgctacacttagcctctgacacaggagtgacgcgcaataccagctcatagcgcctaccggtactgtcctcgggactccctgtccctcggagacataagaccacctccgtggcactttatgtccgccccatggcttgccgtcgcccatgggaagctcgcttagcccaagctcgaagccggagccgggggccgtggagagccaacacggaccacccccctaaagagcttattgagccatttcctttctggcacccatagatatcactttgtgtgaggaatcataatggggttttctctagcaaaccttcacatcttggcttgccattcgatatgcaccatcctagtgacattcttaagaacttcccacggcccgggatcgaagatcccgaccttcaaatatttacgaaaatgccactaggccattccaaaggtgcggaccgttacaCTAAGCTATcgtaaattattaaaattaatggcACCAGTTAATAGCTTTCAGCTTCTCATAGGAAACATACTTGAACCAACATTGTTTGAAAattcagaataaataaataaatgattaccAAGTAAATTAAGTAGGAAGGGCCAAAAAAAACGATTAAATAAGATCATTGCGTGACTTTGACGTTCACGTTAACTTGTC
It encodes:
- the LOC125420154 gene encoding G-type lectin S-receptor-like serine/threonine-protein kinase LECRK3, with the protein product MTSNSLVTVLLLLAMLFISEAAQQPSSPIQIKLGSKISPKSDSSSWSSPSSKFKFGFYEQGDGFAIGIWLVGRDYITVVWTANRDDSPVTSSNATLSLDENGKLLLRTNDGRKEKLIANTTSSATYASMLDSGNFVLSNHSGHVIWESFQNPTDTLLGGQVLLSEHQLFSSLSETDRSTGRFRLKMQVDGNLVLYPLNSDDIRANEYWSSATADGHFNYCLYVNTTGELSIGNGSFFRSPLYYPSSKGNQNGIIYRATIDANGIFKLYSHTPDKNGKLNEPDMMWSALKNPCEVKGFCGLNSFCTFFDDQPNCICLPGSDYVDFDKKTLGCLNNYSDGGCIGGKVNVTHYGIAKMENIMWQDIGYMEASMSVEECNNSCLIDCNCGAALFKKDDRENDVCMKQKLPLRYVRRVDYEDDPTTAFFKVDTSKTRNDSIDEHPRVDGLSKNDLMRTLVLVFGTVIFSCVSISISCLYIFKIRFLKYKRLRKIKGQFGLADEELTLRVFSYNELKKATNSFKEELGKGSFGAVYRGALNKGRKLIAVKRLEKFFEEGEREFLAEMQAISRTNHKNLVRLIGYCAEDSRRLLVYEYMSNGSLADLLFKKANPPCWEERVRIAIDVAKGIHYLHEECKKTIIHCDVKPQNILMDDFWTAKISDFGLAKLLMPDQTRTFTGIRGTRGYLAPEWQQNTPITVKADIYSYGIVLLEIICCRRNLEVHVPNAEEIVLSYWVYKCFAGRELGKLVVGEDVDRRTLEKMVKVGLWCIQDEPVLRPSMKSVVLMLEGITDISAPPCPTSSSM